A region of Panicum virgatum strain AP13 chromosome 8N, P.virgatum_v5, whole genome shotgun sequence DNA encodes the following proteins:
- the LOC120684991 gene encoding CASP-like protein 1U2, whose product MAAAAPPNGSKAVTLLLRLCTFGLALASAVVMATASDCTIYDADGTAATTVTFKNYPPFVYLVACNITAAILEMAAIYVYLQLVNKGENEEAAPVLPGVVLVVVDVAVQVLLYSSSGAVFAAVTAYGAQIRACAGAAGHFCEQVHRAKLVGLGASFAAGLAAVTKDVPLPFNVWPVTPHD is encoded by the exons atggccgccgcggcgccgcccaaTGGCTCCAAGGCGGTGACCCTCCTGCTCCGCCTGTGCACGTTCGGGCTGGCGCTCGCCTCGGCGGTCGTCATGGCCACCGCGAGCGACTGCACCATCTACGACGCCGAcggcaccgccgccaccaccgtcaCCTTCAAGAACTACCCGCCCTTCGT TTACCTGGTTGCGTGCAACATCACCGCGGCGATCCTGGAGATGGCGGCGATCTACGTCTACCTGCAGCTCGTCAACAAGGGCGAGAacgaggaggcggcgcccgTGCTTCCCGgggtcgtcctcgtcgtcgtcgacgtcgCCGTGCAGGTGCTCCTCTACTCGTCGTCGGGCGCGGTGTTCGCGGCGGTGACGGCGTACGGCGCGCAGATCAGggcctgcgccggcgccgccgggcacTTCTGCGAGCAGGTGCACAGGGCAAAGCTCGTCGGTTTGGGCGCGAGCTTTGCCGCCGGCCTCGCGGCCGTCACGAAGGACGTCCCGCTGCCTTTCAACGTGTGGCCCGTCACGCCACACGACTGA